A part of Biomphalaria glabrata chromosome 3, xgBioGlab47.1, whole genome shotgun sequence genomic DNA contains:
- the LOC106055418 gene encoding uncharacterized protein LOC106055418, producing MLTSVPTCTEDQKNYVETCKDISGKLQLIIHQALVDFKESKDEFLSQKIGKLFQVVGLYRQAFEKLNVKTKSEFDGLARRYFSSPEVRDAFDEITQSERDWDEALEEIDKTLNTSVAVQLKEGDTLPLEITAVNARSKENVTLASFVHSQPFLLMVLLRHFAULPURDHLCEIVARQAELKQLGAEILIVSFGEQLGADNWLKETNCPFDMILDPNRKIYLSFGLHRSVSKVWSCACMIYYVEQLLKGRQLPRPLENVHDDPQQMGGDFILDNMGRVVFSYCSKVSNDRPSVDQILAAIHSHITQGKVSQE from the exons ATGTTAACCAGTGTACCAACTTGTACAGAGGATCAAAAGAATTATGTGGAAACTTGCAAAGATATATCTGGCAAACTACAACTTATAATACATCAAGCTCTTGTAGACTTTAAAG agAGTAAAGATGAATTTCTTTCACAAAAGATTGGTAAACTGTTCCAAGTTGTAGGATTGTACAGGCAAGCATTTGAAAA GCTCAATGTGAAAACTAAATCTGAATTTGATGGACTGGCCAGGCGGTACTTCAG CTCTCCTGAAGTAAGAGATGCTTTTGATGAGATCACTCAAagtgag AGAGATTGGGATGAAGCTCTTGAAGAGATTGATAAAACATTAAATACATCTGTTGCTGTACAACTGAAAGAGGGTGACACCCTCCCATTAGAAATAACAGCTGTGAATGCAAGATCTAAAGAAAATGTGACTTTGGCTTCGTTTGTTCATAGCCAGCCTTTTCTGTTGATGGTATTGCTCCGACATTTTGCTTGATTGCCCTGACGAGATCATTTGTGTGAGATTGTTGCCAGACAG GCTGAGTTGAAACAGCTTGGAGCGGAAATATTGATTGTATCGTTTGGGGAGCAGCTAGGGGCAGACAACTGGTTGAAAGAAACAAACTGTCCATTTGACATGATACTGGATCCTAATAGAAAA ATCTATCTGTCCTTTGGCCTCCACAGATCTGTTtctaag GTCTGGAGCTGTGCTTGTATGATATATTATGTAGAACAATTGTTGAAGGGAAGACAACTCCCCAGACCTTTAGAAAATGTTCATGATGATCCTCAGCAA ATGGGAGGAGATTTTATACTAGACAATATGGGCAGAGTGGTCTTCTCCTACTGCAGCAAAGTTTCTAATGATAGACCTTCTGTCGACCAGATTCTGGCAGCAATACATTCACACATCACTCAGGGTAAAGTGTCTCAGGAATAG
- the LOC106055417 gene encoding glycosyltransferase 8 domain-containing protein 1-like isoform X2 has product MIFEMGILSARRVGVLLAVFWIGALCYFWLPDAIKYISKSDTEKSVEEDNFSLDQTLHVCIASDHKTLGGMIALINSIIINTNSEVKFHLIVDSQSVDRVTIWIKSTKLRYIDFEVKAFPEEWVDGKIKIRAGRKELASPLNYARYYLPRLFPDINDRIVYIDDDCIVQGDIKFLYHMHIRPGHWAAFSEDCEGVNKRLSRLSNVYAEFIDFKNANVKKLNMKPSACSFNTGVFVTDLRLWDKNNITQQLEYWMELNTKEEVYGNEKGGGGSQPPMMIVFYNKYTNIESLWHVRHLGLSAGTTYNKGLLENRAKLIHWNGPFKPWGRVAQHSSIWDKYFIPEPSGQFKVVRRAV; this is encoded by the exons ATGATATTTGAAATGGGGATACTGTCTGCTAGGAGGG tgggTGTCTTGCTGGCAGTATTTTGGATTGGTGCCTTGTGTTATTTCTGGTTGCCTGATGCAatcaaatacatttcaaaatcaGATACAGAAA AAAGTGTTGAAGAAGATAATTTCTCTCTAGATCAGACTTTGCATGTTTGTATTGCGTCTGATCACAAAACTTTAG GAGGAATGATTGCACTTATCAACAGTATCATTATAAATACCAACTCTGAAGTGAAGTTTCATCTGATAGTTGACAGTCAAAGTGTAGATCGTGTCAC TATATGGATCAAGAGTACCAAACTGAGATACATTGATTTCGAAGTGAAAGCTTTCCCAGAGGAATGGGTTGATGGCAAGATTAAAATACGAGCAGGAAGAAAAGAGTTGGCTAGTCCA CTCAACTATGCCCGCTATTACCTGCCAAGGTTATTCCCAGATATCAACGATAGGATTGTTTATATAGATGATGACTGTATTGTTCAAG GAGACATCAAATTTTTATATCACATGCATATAAGACCTGGACACTGGGCAGCATTCTCTGAGGACTGTGAGGGTGTAAACAAAAGATTAAGTCGATTGAGT AATGTGTATGCAGAGTTTATAGACTTTAAAAATGCTAATGTGAAAAAATTGAACATGAAGCCATCGGCTTGTTCCTTTAATACTGGAGTATTTGTAACAGACCTTAGACTTTGGGACAAGAACAACATAACACAGCAACTGGAATACTGGATGGAGCTGAATACAAA AGAGGAAGTGTATGGGAATGAGAAGGGGGGAGGTGGTTCACAGCCACCTATGATGATTGTGTTCTATAACAAGTATACGAATATTGAATCTCTTTGGCACGTTAGACATTTAG gTTTATCCGCAGGGACAACATACAACAAAGGATTATTAGAAAATAGAGCAAAGCTGATTCACTGGAATGGTCCCTTCAAACCCTGGGGAAGAGTGGCTCAACACAGCAGTATATGGGACAAGTATTTCATCCCTGAACCCAGTGGGCAGTTTAAAGTAGTAAGAAGAGCTGTGTAA
- the LOC106055417 gene encoding glycosyltransferase 8 domain-containing protein 1-like isoform X1, with product MIFEMGILSARRGKRLGVLLAVFWIGALCYFWLPDAIKYISKSDTEKSVEEDNFSLDQTLHVCIASDHKTLGGMIALINSIIINTNSEVKFHLIVDSQSVDRVTIWIKSTKLRYIDFEVKAFPEEWVDGKIKIRAGRKELASPLNYARYYLPRLFPDINDRIVYIDDDCIVQGDIKFLYHMHIRPGHWAAFSEDCEGVNKRLSRLSNVYAEFIDFKNANVKKLNMKPSACSFNTGVFVTDLRLWDKNNITQQLEYWMELNTKEEVYGNEKGGGGSQPPMMIVFYNKYTNIESLWHVRHLGLSAGTTYNKGLLENRAKLIHWNGPFKPWGRVAQHSSIWDKYFIPEPSGQFKVVRRAV from the exons ATGATATTTGAAATGGGGATACTGTCTGCTAGGAGGGGTAAGagat tgggTGTCTTGCTGGCAGTATTTTGGATTGGTGCCTTGTGTTATTTCTGGTTGCCTGATGCAatcaaatacatttcaaaatcaGATACAGAAA AAAGTGTTGAAGAAGATAATTTCTCTCTAGATCAGACTTTGCATGTTTGTATTGCGTCTGATCACAAAACTTTAG GAGGAATGATTGCACTTATCAACAGTATCATTATAAATACCAACTCTGAAGTGAAGTTTCATCTGATAGTTGACAGTCAAAGTGTAGATCGTGTCAC TATATGGATCAAGAGTACCAAACTGAGATACATTGATTTCGAAGTGAAAGCTTTCCCAGAGGAATGGGTTGATGGCAAGATTAAAATACGAGCAGGAAGAAAAGAGTTGGCTAGTCCA CTCAACTATGCCCGCTATTACCTGCCAAGGTTATTCCCAGATATCAACGATAGGATTGTTTATATAGATGATGACTGTATTGTTCAAG GAGACATCAAATTTTTATATCACATGCATATAAGACCTGGACACTGGGCAGCATTCTCTGAGGACTGTGAGGGTGTAAACAAAAGATTAAGTCGATTGAGT AATGTGTATGCAGAGTTTATAGACTTTAAAAATGCTAATGTGAAAAAATTGAACATGAAGCCATCGGCTTGTTCCTTTAATACTGGAGTATTTGTAACAGACCTTAGACTTTGGGACAAGAACAACATAACACAGCAACTGGAATACTGGATGGAGCTGAATACAAA AGAGGAAGTGTATGGGAATGAGAAGGGGGGAGGTGGTTCACAGCCACCTATGATGATTGTGTTCTATAACAAGTATACGAATATTGAATCTCTTTGGCACGTTAGACATTTAG gTTTATCCGCAGGGACAACATACAACAAAGGATTATTAGAAAATAGAGCAAAGCTGATTCACTGGAATGGTCCCTTCAAACCCTGGGGAAGAGTGGCTCAACACAGCAGTATATGGGACAAGTATTTCATCCCTGAACCCAGTGGGCAGTTTAAAGTAGTAAGAAGAGCTGTGTAA